The Apium graveolens cultivar Ventura chromosome 3, ASM990537v1, whole genome shotgun sequence sequence atctgaagaaaatcaaagtgtcagagtcaagacatgaagaaacgtcacggaagttagtcactcatgaaccagacagtacatcgagtgtcaacgttgaagtggtggaattgattcataattttcagtgattttcagaagatttgcagaagaatggttgctgctcaagactagaattaattctctattaattaattaattcatctaatttaattaagaaaataaattatatctgcaaagaataatttatttattaattgaattaattgattaattaattctgaattaattttaggaattttcagaagtttaattggattaaattcaagcattaaatcagcaagacaaatggaaatgaactagcatgacaatctggattgtcataccgattgtcatgctaggccattttccattgtcataccgaaagttactctaggaggataattgtcttgctagttcattctgattgtcttgctagttcattcagattgtcttgctagttcattcaattgtctcaccgaaagtcttgccagctataggattgtcatgccaagtcaattctattcgtttgttgatttaaaaaggagcagagaagcagcaacttatttattaagaacacagaagtcaagaaacaaggcagaaaagaaaatcaagaagaaatatttcatcttttcatctgcatacttcaagattaaatttctagattgtaaagttaaatccaatccactagaaatctttatcttgctcttgtgtatcaatctagcggattaaaatccctagaacttaatctcaaatcgcgtttagcatttgattctaattattgcaaaaatagaaaaagttcatgtcgaatttattctagatttgtgataattgatttgagattaataccttgtaatcgatacagttgttgtaacacctttcaagtttaataatatttttatttaacttgaattttgtttcacattttttattccgcatttaattcgattattcggtactgtttgtattcaacccccccttctacaaacacattgggacctaacacatgTGTTTGCACACATATTCATTTTGTCACTAACAAAATTTAACTGATATCTGTTGGTTAACTACCTTCTCTAGAGAACTCCATAGTGGATCCATTGCAGTTGACAGATGATGAGGTGAAATCAGATGATACAACAAGTGTTGCTTGGTTTTTGACATTATTTAAATGAGAATCATGTTTTACTAATGatactcaaatgttaaatgtaTTTTCTCTTTTTAAGTTACCATTGTGATTTATCATTTGAAATGGACAGTGATAACAATTCTGATATGGGTAAGCAAGCAAAACAATTCTAATTAGTGTGGATATTGAAATATATGAAATGTTAATGTATTCATTCATCTTTGCAAAGGAAGAAAATAGACAGGATAATGTGGACGGTCATTCAGAGCAGAATATAAACAATATAATTCCTGAGGAATATGCAACATTGGGACCTCCTTCTGTCAACTGTTCAAAATGTAATGCAAGAATGTGGAAAGAAGAACGAGTTAATAAGAATGTTACAAAGGGACAACCAATATTTTCTATGTGTTGTAAGAAAGGTGAGGTGAAACTACCAGCCCCATTACCCACACCACCTTACTTGCGTGATCTTTATGCGGACAAACAGAAAGGACCCTTCTTTGAAAGATGCATAAACATGTACAATGCAATGTTTTCCTTCACGCAAACTGGTGGAAATGTAGATCATTCCATTAACCATACCAGGGGTCCGTATATTTATCGTTTGAACGGCCAAAACCACCATGTTTTTGGTTCGTTGATCCCAGATGATTGTGGCACTCCTAAATTctgtcagttatatatatatgataCTGCAAATGAAGTTAATAACAGATTGCGTTGGGTTAACGTCAGTAATAATCAAGTTGTTGATGCAGAGGTTGTGCAGGGTCTTATAACTATGTTAGATCAGACTAATGAATTAGTTACAAGATTTAGGATGGCTCGGGATCGTTTTGAGAACAACGATTTAGTTGATTTGAAAGTGGAGCTTAAAATTTGTCGATCTCAAAGTGGCAGGGAGAACCATGTTTCTGCTAGTGATGAGGTTGCTGGGATAATGATTGATAGCGCTAATAACTGTCGTGACATTATTATTGAAACCAAGATGAAGAAACTATAACGTGTTTCGTACATTCATCCAAAATTAATGGCCCTTCAATATCCCATTCTATTTCCTAATGGCGAGGATGGTTATCATGATAAAATTCTATTTCAAAGTGCTCCTCCAGATTCCACCAAAGGTCGTGATTTTATATCGATGAAGGATTACTACTCCTATCAATTACAAGTTCGAGAAAATGAAGGTGTGTAATTGTATTACATATTTAATTTCCAGCATAACCATATGTGTAGCATTTTTAATTTCTATCTCTTGTTTATATTTTCCATAGCTATGACCCCTCGCTTGGGTGGTAGGTTGTTCCAGCAATACATAGTTGATGATTTTTCTTCAATGGAATAAACTCGATTGTGGTGGTTTCGGGAGCATCAAACTATTTTACGAAATGAACTGTATAGCCATATCTGTGATGCTATTCGTAATGGTGATTCAAATGGCGCCAATGTAGGTAAAAGTGTAATTCTACCTGCTGGCTTTGTTGTGTCTAAACGCTACATGCAACAAAATTTTCAAGACGCTTTGGCTGTTTGTCGGCATGTTGGGCATCCCGATATCTTTTTGACAATGACTTGTAATTCAATGTGGGATGAAATTCAACAAATGATGAAGTTTGTTCCTGGTTGTAAAGCTCCCAACTGTCCAGATATTATTTCTAGAGTTTTTAAACTCAAATTAGATCAACTTACCACTGACATTGAGAAGAAAAATTCTCCGGGACATGTAATGGAGGTATATTTCTATATTTCAATCTTTATTCGGGGAATTGATGTATTTGCTAAATAATTAATCGAGttcaaatttttttttatcaaaaaatgCAGTCATGTACGTTGTTGAGTTTCAGAAAAGAGGTCTTTCGCACGTGCATATGTTAATATGGCTTGACAGTGCTTCGAAGAAGAACTTGAAACTCAATGTTGACAAATTTGTTTCCGCGGAGATTCCAGACCCGATCAAAGATCCTGTTGGATATGCTGCAGTGAAGGCTTTTATGATCCATGGACCATGTGGTCTGCAAAATCCAAAGTCTCCTTGCATGAACAAATGTAAATGTATAAGACATTTTCCTAAAAGGTAACAAATTAACCTTTTCAATTTGCAGCTGCCAGATTACTAATGACAATTTTAAAATTTGTCAGCAAGTATTTAAATATGTCATGTTTATAATTTGTTAATCAGGTACTGTGATAGAACTATCTTTGATGAAAGTGGATTTCCCATCTATATGCAAAAAAAACAAGCTACAATTGTCTGCAAAGGCAAGGCTGATTTAGACCATCAATGGGTTGTACCATTCAACCATGATTTATTGGTAAAGTATCAATGTCACATGAACATTAAAATTTGTTGTCATGCTCGCAGCttgaaatatttatttaaatattgtCTCAAAGGACATGATATGGCTACTGTGGAGGTCAGAGGGAGAAGAAGGAAGCAAAATACTCAAAATAATGGTGACTGTAATGATGAAATTCAAGCCTACTTTGATGGGAGATATGTTTGTGGTGCTGAAGCGAGTTATCGGATATTTGGTTTTCCTATACACATTAGAACTCTTTCGGTGGAGCGTCTACCATTCCATTTGCCAGGCCAAAAGAGTTGTACTTTCCGCGAAGGTGACTCTTTAACAACTGTTGCTGATAGAGAAAAAGAGCGAAAGAGCAAATTAGAACTTTTTTTTATTGAATACATTTGATAATAATGCACGTCAATACACATACGATGAAATTCCTCAATATTATGTTTGGAATGACGGTGAAAGGTGGAATAAAAGGAAAAGAGGTTTTCAAAATTGGAAGATTATCTTATGCTCATCATAGCAGTGGAGAAGTGTAGTACCTGCACATGTTGTTAATAAAATTATGAGGACCAACTTCTTTTGAAAGTTTAAGAACTGTTAACGGAGTTTGTTTATCTACTTTTCGTGATGTTTGTCAAGAATATGGATTGCTTGATGATGACAAAGAATGGCACGACGTCATGGATCAATGTGCAGTTGAAGGATTAGCACCGCAAATAAGACAACTTTTTGTTCATATAATAGTCAATTGTAAAGTTACTGCCTTGAAAGATTTGTGGGATTGTCATTGGAAGCATATGGTTGATGATATTTTATTGAAAAGAAGGAACTTGACTAAAGATGAAAAGCTAATTTTAAATGATAGACAATTGGAGTTTTATGCTCTTGCAGGTAATTTTATCTTCTTATTTTTTCATTAATCAAAGTTTTGGCCCATTATCACTAATTATGTTATCACATATTTTTGTTCTAATTTATGTATAAATAGATGAATTTTTTTGTACTGTTGCAGGTAATTTTATATTCTTATTGTTTCATTCATCAAATTTTTTGGCGCATTATCAGTAATTAtgttatgacatatttttcttcTAATTTGTGTAGAGATAGATGATTTGCTTCGTTCTATTGGAAGATCTTTGAAAAATTATGCTCAACTGCCACAACCTCCAAGTACTTATCTACATCATGGTTCAAATAATTTAATTCTTGAAGAAACAAACTACGACATGAGCCAAATGGAGACAGAGTACAAGGAATTGTTGAGAAATTGCAATGAAGAACATGTCACTGTTTATAAAGCAATTTTGGATTCGATTGAAAACAAAGTTGGGGGTTTATTTTTTGTGTATGGAAGCGGAGGTTGCGGAATGACTTATTTATGGAGAACATTAATTTCCAAACTCAGATCTCAGGGTGATATTGTTTTACCAGTTGCCTCATCTGGCATTGCTGCCACTCTCATGTCGTGCGGACGTACAACTCACTCACGATTTAAAATTCCAATTGTGCTTGACGAATTTTCTCTTTGCAGTATTGGCAACAGTTCAGACATTACAGAGCTCATAAGGCATACAAAATTAATCATTTGGGATGAGGCCCCAATGCAAGATCGCTACACATTTGAATGCTTAGATCGAACTTTGAAGGATATAATGAAGTTTGTCAATCCAGAGTGTGCAACTATGCCTTTTGGAGGAATTACAGTGGTTCTAGGTGGAGATTTTAGGCAGATTCTACCAGTCATCAGTTATGGTAAGAGGAGTCACATTGTCTCTGCATGCATAACTAGATCAAGATTATGGTCCATTTGTAAAATATTTCTTCTAACAAAAAATATGAGGCTTCATAAAGGTGAATCGCAGAAAGAAAGAGAGGATCTCGAGAATTTTGCAAAGTGGGTTCTTGCAATTGGTGACGGAAAAGTTCTGCCTCCCCAAGAACTGGTGCCTCCTGAACATGAAGTCTCAAATTACAATGAAGATGATATTCTCATTCCATCACAATTTTGTGACTTGAATAATATCAATTCGGTTGATAATATGATCTCCGGTACTTATCCTAACTTTTTTGAGAACTGCCACAATCCAAAGTATCTCAGTGAGAGGGCAATACTTACTCCTACTAATGCCACTATAAGTCACCTAAACTCTTTTATTGTTGAAAAGCTTCCTGGTGAATGCATGAGTTATTACAGTGTAGATAGTGCCGAAGACTTTGGTGGAACTGAAGATGATCTTAATTCAGCCTTCCCCGTAGAATATTTAAATTCTAGAAGCATTCCTGGGATGCCATGTCATGACTTAAAATTGAAAGTTGGAGTTGTGGTTATGCTGATAAGAAATTTAAATCAAACCCTTGGTCTATGTAATGGTACTCGGATGATAGTTACCAAATGCCTGAAAAATTGTGTAGAATGTGAGGTGATTTATGGATCATTTGTTGGGATAAAGCATTTCATTCCTCGAATGGAACTATGTCCAAGTGATACAAAGATGCCATTCAAATTGATTCGAAAATAAATGCCCCTGCAAATTTGTTATGCCATGACGATTAACAAAGCTCAAGGCCAATCACTTGAGAATGTTGGTTTATTTCTTCCAAAGTCAGTGTTTACACATGGCCAGTTTTACGTAGCAATTAGCAGAGTCACCTCTCCCAAAGGTTTGAAGATCTTTATTGATGATGAAGTTGGGCAGCCTTCCAATATTACCCAAAATGTTGTGTACAAAGAAATATTCTATGCCTTACCACATAGTTAGGTTGTTTAGCATGCAACTGTAATTCATGTATGTACTACAACCTATTAATGTGAGCTAAAAAAATTGGTATCTATTTCAAGGTAACACTCACTATAATTTTGCTGGCTGAAGAAGCATAACCATTGCCCAACAATATTATATATTCGTTGATAATATTTTcataatcaaataaggtttaCATGTTACCCCCAGAACAAAATCCTTGTCATTGAAAAATACATGAAATCTCTAACTGCAAAGTGTAACTTGAAACTTATACTCTTCCTCATAATCAAATCTAATTTTTTGTCCCTCCTTGAATGAGTTATCAGTAGTAAACTTATCCCAACCCTTTCCGAATCTGCACATGTTCTTCTTACGATGAACTTGAACATACCATGATTGATCTTTGTATTTCAGTATACATACAGTGTCATCCTTCCAGGGTCCAAATATATGCAAAAGAGTAGGAGGACAATACTGCAAATTTTATAAGCCACCAATTAATAATGTTAAAAATTATACTCTACAAATTCAAACAGGATCAGGGAATGCCAATTTAAATTTTACCACCCCATGTCCTCTTTTGTCCACATGAGATTTGGAAAAGGTTTGCATGAAACTTCTTAAAATGAAATATCGGTTACAAATTTTCAAAAAACAGTCATTCTTTGTAGTTATTAATGCCCACATCAATTCAGCTATTAATTCTGACTTCTGCTCCACTTTTGAGTGGCTCTATAAAACTGATCTGattttattttcaaatatattttattcTACATTTAATAATATGGTCACAAAATTAACCCATTTCTAAAAGTCATCAAATTATTCTCTCAAAAtcattattaaattattaaattattaaattctCTCAAAAGTGGACTTATCcgttaaatataattaaattattctataccaatattaaatttaaattaaatagtAATAAATTATTTATGGTAATTTAGCGTGCTTTGGGGACGTACTAAAAGTAAttgttttttattttagtttttttaataaaatatagactttgcatttttattcagaaaaattatttatgaaaataatattttaaattacaTAGTCAAGCTTTCTTAAATTACGTGCACAAATACAACTGACTATACAAAAGGAAGAGAGAGTACATTAAATATATAGTAATTTACACTTATCCAgaaaaatattattcattatgTGCAACTAACATTTCGTACTCATACTCATAGTTCTAAAATTCCCAATTTTATTGATTGATCCCCGATATATCTTTTATATAGTACGTAATTAAATCCTTTTTtgaaattataataatttaattatttattatt is a genomic window containing:
- the LOC141714143 gene encoding uncharacterized protein LOC141714143 codes for the protein MALQYPILFPNGEDGYHDKILFQSAPPDSTKGRDFISMKDYYSYQLQVRENEGKSVILPAGFVVSKRYMQQNFQDALAVCRHVGHPDIFLTMTCNSMWDEIQQMMKFVPGCKAPNCPDIISRVFKLKLDQLTTDIEKKNSPGHVMEKRGLSHVHMLIWLDSASKKNLKLNVDKFVSAEIPDPIKDPVGYAAVKAFMIHGPCGLQNPKSPCMNKCKCIRHFPKRYCDRTIFDESGFPIYMQKKQATIVCKGKADLDHQWVVPFNHDLLVKYQCHMNIKICCHARSLKYLFKYCLKGHDMATVEVRGRRRKQNTQNNGDCNDEIQAYFDGRYVCGAEASYRIFGFPIHIRTLSVERLPFHLPGQKSCTFREGDSLTTVADREKERKSKLELFFIEYI